TTGGTACTGGGTATTCGTCCCTGAGCTATCTTTACAACTTGCCTGCCGACTATCTCAAAATTGACCAATCTTTTGTCGGGAAAATGCACCCCGGGGATAAGAACTACAAGATTGTGCAAGCGGTGGTGAGTATGAGCGATCAGTTACAGTTAGGGGCGATCGCTGAAGGTATCGAAATGGAAGAACAGTTAGGGTGGCTCAAAGCACTCGGCTGCGAATTGGGCCAGGGGTACTTCTTCTCACGACCCCTAACCCCAGTTGCCGCGACCGATCTTTTAGCCACCGGACGCACATTGTAAAGTAAAAGCGGGTTTTCCCTATTGCCTGTTGCCCGTTGCCTATTGCCTCCCCTCTTCCATGTGTGGATATCCCTACCTCGAAACCTGAGCTAAAACCTGATATATGTGGAAGAGGTTAGCACTCTCTTAGTTAGAGTGCTAAATTGGCTGATGATATCACGTAAACCTAACCCTAAAGGTGTATGGCTAAAATCGTCTCATTTAAGGAAGAATCGCGCAAAGCCTTAGAAAAAGGTGTAAACGCCCTAGCGGATGCCGTCCGCATTACTCTTGGCCCTAAAGGTCGGAATGTGCTGTTAGAAAAGCAATTTGGTGCGCCCCAAATCATCAATGATGGGATCACCGTTGCTAAAGAAATTGAACTCGAAGATCCCCTAGAAAATACCGGAGCGCAACTGATCCGGGAAGTGGCTTCCAAAACCAAAGACACGGCGGGAGACGGAACTACCACTGCCACCGTTTTAGCTCAAGCCATGGTGAAGGAAGGGTTAAAAAATGTGGCTGCTGGTGCAAACCCCGTAGCGCTACGTCGGGGAATTGAAAAAACCATTGCCCACTTAGTCACAGAAATTCAAGCCATTGCCAAACCTGTAGAAGGAGAGGCGATCGCCCAAGTCGCCACCGTTTCTTCTGGCAATGACGAAGAAGTCGGGCAAATGATTGCCAAAGCGATGGAAGCGGTAACCAAAGATGGTGTCATCACCGTTGAAGAATCCAAATCCTTGCTCACCGAGCTAGAAGTGGTTGAAGGGATGGAAATCGATCGCGGTTATCTCTCTCCCTATTTCATCACCAACAGCGACCAAATGACGGTGGAATATGAGAATGCAAAACTCCTACTCACCGACAAAAAAATCAGTTCCATTCAAGACTTGGTTCCCGTTTTAGAAAAAATGGCCAGAGCCAGTCAACCCCTACTCATTATTGCCGAAGACATTGAAGGCGAAGCCCTAGCTACCCTAGTGGTGAATAAAGCTAGAGGTGTGCTGAATGCTGCTGCCGTTAAAGCCCCTGGATTTGGCGATCGCCGCAAACAAATGCTGCAAGATATCGCTGTATTAACCGGTGGTCAAGTCATTTCCGAAGAAGTTGGCTTAAGCCTCGATACCGTCGAGCTAGACATGCTCGGAACTGCTCGCAAAATCAGCATCGACAAAGACAGCACCGTCATCGTTTCCGAAAACAATACCCAAGCCGATGTCGAAAAGCGGATCGCCCAAATTCGTCGCCAACTCGACGAAACCGACTCCGACTACGATAAAGAAAAACTCCAAGAGCGGATCGCCAAACTCGCTGGTGGTGTTGCTGTAATCAAAGTTGGTGCAGCCACCGAAACCGAACTCAAAGACCGCAAACTCCGCATCGAAGACGCACTCAACGCAACCAAAGCCGCCGTTGATGAAGGCATTGTTCCCGGAGGCGGAACCACCTTAATTCACCTCTCCAACAAAGTTGAAGAACTCAAAGGACAATTAACCGCCGAAGAACAAATTGGTGCAGAGATCGTCGCTCGTGCTCTAGCTGCTCCCCTACGTCAAATCGCTGATAATGCTGGCGTTGAAGGTTCAGTTATCGTTGCCCATGTACGGACAACCGAATTTAATGTGGGTTACAATGCCGCCACGGGTGAATATGTAGACATGATTGCCGCTGGTATTATTGACCCCGCTAAAGTTGTTCGCTCTTCCGTGCAAAATGCAGGGTCTATTGCTGGAATGGTTTTAACCACTGAAGCGTTAGTGGTCGAAAAACCTGAACCCAAAGCTGCTGCTCCCGATATGGGCGGCATGGGCGGCATGGGTGGCATGGGCGGCATGGGTGGCATGGGCGGCATGGGTATGATGTAATTACCCATGGAAGGTTTTCCCCTCCATTTCACCTAACTTTTGGCAGCTTGCTCGTAAGAACAAGCTGCTTTCAGTATACAGCGCTTCATCCTAGGGAATAGGGAATTGGAGAAATTTATGCAAGTTCAAGTTCAACAAATTCGGGTTGCTCCTGGACAACAACTACTAATGACCGATATTAGTTGGTCAATGTACGAACAATTGCTAGAAGAATTGGGAGAAAAACGCAGTTCGCGAATTAATTACAGTCAGGGATTTTTAGAAATTATGGTTCCGTTACCCGAACATGAAGATAATAAAGTCATGATTTCTGATTTTATTAAAGTTCTTCTAGAAGAACTTGATTTAGAATTTAGGAGTTTGGGATCAACCACCTTCAAAAGCACCTCCATGCAACAAGGAGTAGAAGCAGATGATTGTTTCTACATCGAACATGAAGCCGATATTCGCGGAAAAAAGCGGATAGATGTAACCGTTGATCCGCCTCCAGATTTGGCCATTGAAATTGATATAACGTCCCGGACTCCCTTAAATAATTATGTCAATTTAGGGGTGCGTGAACTCTGGAGATTTAATGGGAAACGGTTAGAAATTAGTGTTTTGCAAGGGGGGAAATATGTTCAAGTTCAGCAGAGTTTTCATTTCCCTGATTTTGCGGTTGGGCAAGTGATTCCTGAATATCTGGAACGCAGTAAGATAGAGGGACGTAATCGAGTGATAAAAGAATTTCGTGCTTGGGTTAGAAAGCAGACAGTTTATAGGGAATAGGAATAGGGCATGGGAAATACTAGACACACTAGCACCAACCTCTCCCTATCTCCGCTTCCCAGAAGAGAAATAAAACCTTAGCTGAGATAACCCATTTCTACCAGTCTATTCCAAACTTTATCCACACTTTCAGATAACTCTTCGAGATCCGTGCGGCATTCAATTTCTGGGTTTTCTGGGGGTTCATAGGGGTCAGAAATACCGGTGAATTGTTTAATTTCCCCAGCTCTGGCGCGTTTGTACAATCCTTTCACATCCCGTTCTTCACAAATAGCTAAGGGAGCATTAACAAACACTTCCACGAAATCGCCAATTCTCTGACGCACTTCTTCTCGAATAGCTCGATAGGGAGAAATAGCAGAAACTAAAACAATCACCCCATTTCGGGTTAATAGATGGGAAACAAACCCAATACGGCGGATATTTTCATCTCGGTCTTCTTTGCTAAAGCCTAATCCTTTGGTGAGGTTTGTACGAACAATATCCCCATCTAGGACTTCTAATTTAACGTCAGCAGCGCGTAGTTTTTTTTCTAGGGCTTGGGTAATAGTGGTTTTACCAGCGCCACTGAGACCAGTAAACCAGATTGTAACACCACGGTGATTCATATGAGCAAAAAGTTTTAAGATTTAGATCTACTGTACTCTTTTCTGGTCAACTTGTGAAAGTCAGGAGCGCTACACGCTGGTAATGGGTAATAGGTAGGGGGCAAGGAGTAGAAGAATGGGTTAATCCTCAGTGCTGAAACTTATTCCCTATTCCCTAGTGCGTCGCACTCTTAGCGGCCATAGGATTGAGTTAAGTGTAGCAGGCGATCGCCTAATTCCTGACTCAACATTCCTGGATCAGCATAGCGCCAACGCCAATTTCCAGCACTGACACTGGGATCGTTCATTCGTCCTTGGTTATCTAAACTGAATAAATCTTGTAGGGGGAGAATTGCCCAAACGGCTACCGCGCTCAAGGCTATACGGATTAACAGCCAAGAAATCTCAGTAATTTCTTCCGGGGAACTATAACCGAGATATTCGGCTAAATGCTGTTTTTCTTTTTGGCTCGCCTTTTCCCACCACCCCACTGCCGTATCATTATCGTGGGTTCCCGTATAGCAAATTGAATTTTGGGGATAATTATGGGGCAAATAAGCATTATCAGATCCCCCCCCAAAGGCAAATAGGAGAATTTTCATTCCTGGAAAGTTAAAATGATCCCGTAATTCTTCCACTTCTGGCGTAATAATGCCCAAATCTTCCGCTAAAACGGGTAAACTGCCTAATTCCTCACCCAAGGTTTGGAAAAACTCAAATCCTGGAGCCTTTACCCATTCTCCATTCATCGCTGTTTCTTCACCCGCAGGTACTTGCCAATAGGCTTCAAAGCCTCGGAAATGGTCAATTCTGACGACATCTACATATTGCAGCGTGGCTCGGAAGCGTTCAATCCACCAAGCATAATTCGTTTCTTGCAATTTATTCCAATCATAAACTGGATTCCCCCACAATTGCCCTGTCGCACTAAAATAATCCGGAGGTACGCCTGCCATCCATGCCGGTTCCAAGGTTTGGGGATCTAACTTGAAAATTTCGGGATTTGCCCAGACATCGGCGCTGTTGTGGCAAACATAAATCGAAACATCACCGATAATTTGAATGCCTTTTTCGTTGGTGTACTGGCGCAGGTTTCGCCACTGTTCAAAAAACTTGAATTGCAGAAATTGATGGTATAGGATGGAATCAACAAGGGTTTCTTTTTTACGAGCTAGGCTCTGGGGTTCGCGACGAGCGAGCGATCTTTCCCAATGATTCCAAGCTTGTCCCCCATTCTCCTCCATCAGGGACATAAATAACACATAATCATCTAACCAACTGGCCTGTTCCTGACAAAATTGAGTAAAGTTAGTCAAGGCAGGATTTTCCTCTTCTGCTAACTGTTCCTTAAAGGTTTCATAGGCCTGTTTGAGGAACCCATATTTGTGGGGAATCACCCGATCAAAATTCACTCGGTTGGGGAGGATATCTTCTCCATTGAGAGGGATTAATTCCTCAGAATTTAATAATCCCTCTGTGGCTAATTGCTCTAAGCTAATCATCAAGGGATTACCGGCAAAAGCACTGTAATTCATCGTGTAAGGAGAATGTTCATAACCCGTTGGTCCTAGGGGTAAAATTTGCCATATTTTTTGCCCACTCCGAGCGAGAAAATCAATAAATCGGTAAGCATTCTCTCCTAAATCGCCAATTCCAAAGGAACTGGGCAAGGATGTTGGGTGTAATAAGATGCCACTTGCGCGTTCAAAAGCCATAGGAATTACAAACTCTACAAGAGATACGGATGATCGGTCCTCTCCATAGAATAAGACAAAAAGTCCCTCGCGATCGCTGGGGCGGATTTGTTGTTGTTTTATTCATCTGCTCATTTTCTTGAGCGACTCCTATTTTTTTGCTTCAGGTATTAAAATGAAAAATCAAGAACATTGGACAATAGAAGAAATGAGCCACTCCATCCTCAAAGACGATCCCCTTTGGTTTAAAGATGCGGTTATTTATGAAGTTCCTGTCCGGGCTTTTGCCGATAGTAACGGAGATGGTATCGGTGATTTCGGTGGACTCAAGGACAAACTAGACTACATCCAAGAATTAGGGGTCACTGCCCTGTGGATACTGCCCTTTTTCCCGTCTCCCCTCAAAGACGATGGCTATGATATTGCCGATTACAATAGCGTCAATCCCATTTATGGAAATTTAGAGGACTTCAAAGAATTCTTACGCGAGAGCCACAAACGAGGCATTCGAGTCATTATCGAATTAATCGTTAACCATACCTCTGATCAGCATCCTTGGTTTCAGCAAGCGAGAAAAGCGCCTCCAGGGTCACCAGAGCGAGACTTTTATGTATGGAATGACAACCCTAGTAAATATCAAGGTGCTCGGATTATTTTCCAAGACTTTGAACATTCTAACTGGTCTTGGGATTCTGTGGCGAATGCCTATTATTGGCATCGATTTTATTCCCATCAACCAGACCTAAACTATGAAAATCTAGCAGTGCAGAAAGCTATTTTAGAAGTGGTGGATTTTTGGTTAGAGATGGGAGTTGATGGTCTGCGCTTAGATGCAGTTCCCTATCTATATGAGGAAGAAGGAACGAATTGCGAAAACTTACCCCAAACCCATACATTTTTGCAGGATCTGCGCAGCCATATTGATGAAAAATTTCCCAACCGCATGTTACTGGCTGAAGCGAATCAATGGCCTGAGGATGCGGCTGCCTATTTTGGCCGGGGTGATGAATGCCACATGAATTTCCATTTTCCGTTGATGCCGCGTCTGTTTATGGCATTGAAAATGGAAGATAGTTTTCCAATCATAGATATCTTACAACAAACCCCCCAAATTCCGAATAACTGTCAATGGGCGCTATTTCTGCGAAATCATGATGAATTGACCTTAGAAATGGTCTCGGATGAAGACCGAGATTATATGTATCGGGTCTATGCCCAAGATCCGCAAGCGAGGATTAATTTAGGGATTCGTCGCCGCTTAAGTCCCTTAATGGAGAACGATCGCCGCCGCATAGAATTACTCAATAGTCTGCTCTTTTCCTTACCCGGAACCCCCGTCCTCTATTATGGGGATGAAATTGGCATGGGGGATAATATTTATTTGGGCGATCGCAACGGAGTCCGTACCCCCATGCAATGGAGCGCTGACCGTAATGCTGGATTTAGCCGCACCAACCCCCAACGCCTCTACGCTCCTCCCATTCTCGACCCTGAATACCATTACGAAGCGATCAACGTCGAAGCTCAACGCAGCAACACCAACGCCCTCTGGTGGTCAATGAAACGGCTGATCGCCACCCGGAAACGCTTCCAAGCCTTCGGTCGAGGAAGCTTTGAATTTCTGTATCCCGACAACCGCAAAGTATTAGCCTTTACCCGCACCTATGCCGGCGAACATATCCTAGTGGTGGCTAACCTCTCCCGGTTTGTGCAAACTGTAGAGCTAGACCTATCCCCCTTCCAAGGGATGAAACCCGTAGAAATCTTTGGCCGTACTGAATTTCCGGCGATCGCCGAGGGTTCCTATTTTCTCAGCCTCAGTCCCTACGCTTTCTACTGGTTCACCCTACAAATCGAGGAAAATTTAACCCCAAGTCCGGTTCCTGTTACCCAACTTCCCACCCTAGAAGTCCCGACCGGCCCCTGGCCAAGCGCGTTTTATCAAAACGATCCCAAAACCCGCTTTGAACTCCATCTACCCCACTATCTGATTACTCGCTCCTGGTTTACGGGTAAATCGCGCACCATTCAATCCACACAAATTGTGGATGTGATTCCCATTCCTTACCAAAACCGGGAAGCTCAGATTCTGCTCATTCAGGTCAACTATACCGAAGGTGCAGCCGAAACCTATGCTTTTTCTATTGCATACGAAGCCATTAGTGTTGAGGAAGACCTCATGTATAGCGATCGCATGGTTGCTAAAATCAACGTGCAAGAATTCGGCGAAACCGGTATTTTATACGAAGCCAGCGCCGATCCAGATTTCCTCAGATTCATGTTAGAGGCGATCGCCAACGGTTGGCAATATCAAGGGATTGCAGGCAAAATTGTTCCCTATCTGTTTAAAACCCCCGAACAATTGAGCCAAGGGATTGAATCCTTAGATCCCCAAGTCTTGCGAGGCGAACACAAACATACTTCGATTATCTATAGCGATCCTCAAGCTGAAGTCGATCGCCATCATCTGGTTCTCAAACTCTTCCGGCAAATTGAAGAAGGAATCAATGCCGACCTGGAAATTGGGGAATTTCTCACCCGTAGAATTAGCTTAGACTTGGAACCGAACCCCAAAACGTTCTCCCTGCGATCGGGCGAAATTACCCCCTTTTATGGTTCCCTAGAATATCGTCGCCCCGGTAAACCCTCCATGACTATTGGCGTGTTGCGCGACTTTATTCCCGACATCCGCGACGGTTGGTCATATACCCTCGATAATTTGCGGGGTTATTTCGAGCAAGTCATGGCTACTCCCATTGAAATTGCCGACCTACCCTTACCTAACCTCAAGGACTTTACCCTGGATGTCACCTCAAAATCGACCGACTTAGACTTAGAGAGCCATGATTCCATGGCTGAGATTCCTGAAGTCGTTTACTCCCTAATCGGATCTTACCTTAGCTCCGCTGAACGTCTGGGCCAATACATGGCTGAATTCCATCTAGCCCTAGCCTCCGATCTCGACAATCGACACTTTGCCCCAGAACCCTTTTCATCTTTCTACCAACGGTCGATTTACCAATATATGCGGAATCTGAGCGGTAAAACCCTCCTATTTTTACAAAAGCGTCTCAACCGACTCCCCGAAGACTGGCAATCGATCGCGATGGACTTAATTAATCGCAAAGACCAATTATTAAAGCGCTTTGGCTCTGTCATTGACTTGAAGATTACTGCCCTGAGAACCCGTTGTCATGGGGATTATCACTTAGAACAAGTCCTCTATACTGGTAAAGACTTTGTGATCACCAACTTTGAAGGGGAAACCAATCGACCCTTGAGCGAACGACGCATGAAGCGATCGCCCCTGCGAGATGTGGCCGGAATGCTACAATCCTTCCACTATGC
The Roseofilum reptotaenium CS-1145 DNA segment above includes these coding regions:
- the groL gene encoding chaperonin GroEL (60 kDa chaperone family; promotes refolding of misfolded polypeptides especially under stressful conditions; forms two stacked rings of heptamers to form a barrel-shaped 14mer; ends can be capped by GroES; misfolded proteins enter the barrel where they are refolded when GroES binds): MAKIVSFKEESRKALEKGVNALADAVRITLGPKGRNVLLEKQFGAPQIINDGITVAKEIELEDPLENTGAQLIREVASKTKDTAGDGTTTATVLAQAMVKEGLKNVAAGANPVALRRGIEKTIAHLVTEIQAIAKPVEGEAIAQVATVSSGNDEEVGQMIAKAMEAVTKDGVITVEESKSLLTELEVVEGMEIDRGYLSPYFITNSDQMTVEYENAKLLLTDKKISSIQDLVPVLEKMARASQPLLIIAEDIEGEALATLVVNKARGVLNAAAVKAPGFGDRRKQMLQDIAVLTGGQVISEEVGLSLDTVELDMLGTARKISIDKDSTVIVSENNTQADVEKRIAQIRRQLDETDSDYDKEKLQERIAKLAGGVAVIKVGAATETELKDRKLRIEDALNATKAAVDEGIVPGGGTTLIHLSNKVEELKGQLTAEEQIGAEIVARALAAPLRQIADNAGVEGSVIVAHVRTTEFNVGYNAATGEYVDMIAAGIIDPAKVVRSSVQNAGSIAGMVLTTEALVVEKPEPKAAAPDMGGMGGMGGMGGMGGMGGMGMM
- a CDS encoding Uma2 family endonuclease, which codes for MQVQVQQIRVAPGQQLLMTDISWSMYEQLLEELGEKRSSRINYSQGFLEIMVPLPEHEDNKVMISDFIKVLLEELDLEFRSLGSTTFKSTSMQQGVEADDCFYIEHEADIRGKKRIDVTVDPPPDLAIEIDITSRTPLNNYVNLGVRELWRFNGKRLEISVLQGGKYVQVQQSFHFPDFAVGQVIPEYLERSKIEGRNRVIKEFRAWVRKQTVYRE
- the cysC gene encoding adenylyl-sulfate kinase is translated as MNHRGVTIWFTGLSGAGKTTITQALEKKLRAADVKLEVLDGDIVRTNLTKGLGFSKEDRDENIRRIGFVSHLLTRNGVIVLVSAISPYRAIREEVRQRIGDFVEVFVNAPLAICEERDVKGLYKRARAGEIKQFTGISDPYEPPENPEIECRTDLEELSESVDKVWNRLVEMGYLS
- the malQ gene encoding 4-alpha-glucanotransferase, coding for MAFERASGILLHPTSLPSSFGIGDLGENAYRFIDFLARSGQKIWQILPLGPTGYEHSPYTMNYSAFAGNPLMISLEQLATEGLLNSEELIPLNGEDILPNRVNFDRVIPHKYGFLKQAYETFKEQLAEEENPALTNFTQFCQEQASWLDDYVLFMSLMEENGGQAWNHWERSLARREPQSLARKKETLVDSILYHQFLQFKFFEQWRNLRQYTNEKGIQIIGDVSIYVCHNSADVWANPEIFKLDPQTLEPAWMAGVPPDYFSATGQLWGNPVYDWNKLQETNYAWWIERFRATLQYVDVVRIDHFRGFEAYWQVPAGEETAMNGEWVKAPGFEFFQTLGEELGSLPVLAEDLGIITPEVEELRDHFNFPGMKILLFAFGGGSDNAYLPHNYPQNSICYTGTHDNDTAVGWWEKASQKEKQHLAEYLGYSSPEEITEISWLLIRIALSAVAVWAILPLQDLFSLDNQGRMNDPSVSAGNWRWRYADPGMLSQELGDRLLHLTQSYGR
- the treS gene encoding maltose alpha-D-glucosyltransferase — translated: MSHSILKDDPLWFKDAVIYEVPVRAFADSNGDGIGDFGGLKDKLDYIQELGVTALWILPFFPSPLKDDGYDIADYNSVNPIYGNLEDFKEFLRESHKRGIRVIIELIVNHTSDQHPWFQQARKAPPGSPERDFYVWNDNPSKYQGARIIFQDFEHSNWSWDSVANAYYWHRFYSHQPDLNYENLAVQKAILEVVDFWLEMGVDGLRLDAVPYLYEEEGTNCENLPQTHTFLQDLRSHIDEKFPNRMLLAEANQWPEDAAAYFGRGDECHMNFHFPLMPRLFMALKMEDSFPIIDILQQTPQIPNNCQWALFLRNHDELTLEMVSDEDRDYMYRVYAQDPQARINLGIRRRLSPLMENDRRRIELLNSLLFSLPGTPVLYYGDEIGMGDNIYLGDRNGVRTPMQWSADRNAGFSRTNPQRLYAPPILDPEYHYEAINVEAQRSNTNALWWSMKRLIATRKRFQAFGRGSFEFLYPDNRKVLAFTRTYAGEHILVVANLSRFVQTVELDLSPFQGMKPVEIFGRTEFPAIAEGSYFLSLSPYAFYWFTLQIEENLTPSPVPVTQLPTLEVPTGPWPSAFYQNDPKTRFELHLPHYLITRSWFTGKSRTIQSTQIVDVIPIPYQNREAQILLIQVNYTEGAAETYAFSIAYEAISVEEDLMYSDRMVAKINVQEFGETGILYEASADPDFLRFMLEAIANGWQYQGIAGKIVPYLFKTPEQLSQGIESLDPQVLRGEHKHTSIIYSDPQAEVDRHHLVLKLFRQIEEGINADLEIGEFLTRRISLDLEPNPKTFSLRSGEITPFYGSLEYRRPGKPSMTIGVLRDFIPDIRDGWSYTLDNLRGYFEQVMATPIEIADLPLPNLKDFTLDVTSKSTDLDLESHDSMAEIPEVVYSLIGSYLSSAERLGQYMAEFHLALASDLDNRHFAPEPFSSFYQRSIYQYMRNLSGKTLLFLQKRLNRLPEDWQSIAMDLINRKDQLLKRFGSVIDLKITALRTRCHGDYHLEQVLYTGKDFVITNFEGETNRPLSERRMKRSPLRDVAGMLQSFHYAASVALQQEVDNGMIDPDNLSDMEQWSDFWCSWVNLVFVKAYLQNASQGNFLPDTPREMQVLLDAYILEKSVYAISYELTHRPTWVRIPLSRTLKLLQVSDMSYLIPLLQSRSTSGSHG